Below is a genomic region from Microbacterium sp. LWO12-1.2.
GGACGCCGCCGATCATCGCGCCGACCAGACCGACGAACGGGTTGCCGGTGATGCTGGAGAGCAGCGCGGCGGAGAAGGCGCCGAGGAGCAGCTGGCCCTCGATCGCGACGTTCACGACACCGGCACGCTCGCCGATGACACCGCCGAGCGCACCGAACACCAGCGGCACCGACAGCGACACCGCGCCGAACAGCAGGCTCGTGACGGGAACGAGGCCCCCGGCGGCCGCCCACACGAGGAACGCGAAGACGGCGAGGGCGCCGTAGGCCACGACCAACCAGAGCGACGGCTTGCGGTAGGTCCAGGCGCGGAGGAATGCTCCGACCGTGAGCACCACCAGGATTCCGAACACGACCCAGAAGGTCGACGCGGTCGGCAGCGCGACGTCGGGAAGCGCGAGCGCGGACGACTGGTCAGACAGACGGAAGGTGCTGATGCCGTCACGCGGCACGAGCAGGAACAGCAAGGCGAGGAGCACGGTGGCACCCGCCAGGACGATCGGCGCCTTGAGGTGCCGCTGCTTCACGGTCGCGAGCTGCACCGTGCCGTCAGCGGCCTGGGTCTGCACGAGGGACATCATGCCGCCACCGCCTTCTTCGCGGCCTTGGCTCTGAGCCTTGCAGCCTTCTCGATATCGGTCTTCGGGAGGAAGAACACCGTCCGCAGCAACGGCGGCGCCGCGATGAACAGCACCACGAGGGACTGCACCACGAGCACGATGTCGACCGGGATGTCCTGCGCCTGCATCGAGAACGAACCGGCCTTGAGAGCGCCGAACAGGATGCCGGCGGCGAACGTGCCCCACGCGCGGCTGCGCCCGAGGAGCGCGACAGTGATCGCGTCGAAGCCGATGCCGGCATCGATCGTCTCGGTGACACCGGTCGTGACGGCGCCCTGGAGCTGGTTCATGCCGGCGAGACCCGCGAGGCCTCCGGCGAACAGCATCGCGTACACGTAGATGCGCTGCACGCTGATCCCGGCTGCCCGCGCGGCGTGCGGGTTCTCGCCCACCGCGCGCATGCGCATTCCGAGCGCTGAACGCTCGATGAGCCACCAGACGAACAGAGTCGCGACGATGACGACGACGAAACCGAAGTCGAGCAGCGGGAACTGCGGTCCCAGCAGCGTCGGGAACTGCGCGCTCTCCGGGGTGGCCGAACCGAGGGCCTGATTCGTGCCCGGCTTCTGCAGCAGGCCGGGGGTGCGGATCATCCACAGCAGCAGGTAGTACGCGATGTAGTTGAGCATGATCGTGAGGATCACCTCGTGCGCACCGGTGCGCGCCTTGATGAGTCCGGCGATCGCACCCCAGAGCGCACCGCCCGCGATGCCGGCGATCAGCGTCACCGGGATGTGCAGCCAGATCGGCAGGTCGAGCGAGAACGTCAGCAGCGCCGCGACCGCGACACCGATGAGCATCTGTCCACGTGCACCGATGTTGAACAGGCCGACGCGGAACGCCAGCGCGACACCGAGACCGGCTGCGATCAGCGGCGCGGCGAACCCGAGCGTGTTGGTCAGCGGGCGGATCTGCGCCGCGAAGTCCGCGCCACGGGCGTTGAAGATCGCACCGCGGAACAGTGCCTCATAGCCGTTGTACACCGCGTTCCATGCCGCGACGAACGTGTCTCCCGGCTGCGCGAAGAAGTAGCCGGATGCGGCCTGCACGTCCTCGTTCGTCAGTGCGATGAGGATGCCGCCCACGATCAGTGCCAGCACGATCGCGAGGACGGTCGTCACCGCGTTGCCACGGAGGATCTCCTTGAGGACCACGTTGCCGCGCGGAGGCGGCGGCACATCGGACGAGTCACGGGGAACCGTGCCGGTGCTCGTGGACAGCTGCTCCGGCGGCAGCCCCTTGGTCACGTCTCCCGCGCCGGGTGTCGCTCCGCTCACGCGGCCACCTCCCCTTCGGCCGCTCCGGCCATCATGAGTCCGAGTGTCTCTCTGGGTGTGTCGCCGGGCACGACGCCGACGATCGCGCCGCGGTACATGACAGCGATCCGATCTGCGAGAGCCGCGACCTCGTCGAGCTCGGTGGACACGACGATCACCGGGATGCCGGAATCGCGCGTCTCGATGATGCGCTTGTGGATGAACTCGATCGAGCCGACATCCACACCACGGGTCGGCTGCGCGGCCACCAGCAGTCGCAGATCACGGCTCATCTCGCGCGCGATCACGACCTTCTGCTGGTTGCCGCCCGAGAGCGTCCCTGCGGGCGTGTGCGGTCCCTGGGTACGGATGTCGTACTCGCGGATGCGCTCACGCGCGAACTCCTCGAGCGCGGAGCGGCGCAGCGTGCCGGCGCGGCTGAAAGCGGGGTCATCCGAACGGTCCAGGATGAGGTTCTCGGCCACGGAGAATCCCGCCACCAGTCCGTCCTCTGTGCGGTCCTCCGGCACGAAGCCGACTCCGGCGTCGAGGATCGCCCGCACGCTCTTGCCGACGAGTTCATTGCCGTCGAGCACGATCGATCCCTCGACACGGGCGGCGAGACCGACGATGGCCTCGACGAGCTCCGTCTGTCCGTTGCCCTGCACACCGGCGATGGCGAGGACCTCGCCGGGGCGAACGGCGAAATCGATACCGTCGACGACGATCGCTCCGGTGGGGGTGAGGACGCGCAGGCCCTTCACCTCGAGGCCGCCCTCGCCGATGCGCGGGGCTTCCTTGTGCACGGTGAGTTCGACGGCCCTGCCGACCATGAGCGATGCAAGCTCGGCGTTGGTGGCGGTCGGCGATGCTTCGCCCACGACACGTCCGAGCCGGATGATGGTGATCTTGTCGGCGACTTCGCGCACCTCGCGCAGCTTGTGCGTGATGAACACGATCGCGGTGCCTTCGTCGCGCAGCTGGCGCATGATGGCCATCAGCTCGTCGGTCTCCTGCGGCGTGAGCACGGCTGTGGGCTCGTCGAACACGAGCACCTTCGCGTCGCGCGAGAGGGCTTTGATGATCTCGACGCGCTGCTGGACCCCGACGGGGAGATCCCCGACGAGAGCATCCGGATCGATGTCGAAGCCGAACCGGGCCGCGACCGACCGCACGTGCTCTCGCGCCTTCGCGATGTCGAGCGTGCCGAGGGCCTTGGTCTGCTCATGTCCGAGCATGACGTTCTCGGCCACGGTGAACACCGGGACGAGCATGAAGTGTTGGTGGACCATACCGATCCCTGCAGCCATCGCGTCACCGGGACCGCGGAAATGCTGCACCTCGTCATCGAGGAGGATCTCACCCTCATCCGCCTGATACAGGCCGTAGAGGACGTTCATCAGCGTGGACTTGCCCGCGCCGTTCTCGCCGAGGAGCGCGTGGATCTCCCCCGGCTCGACCACCAGATCGATGTGGTCGTTGGCCACGAGGCTACCGAATCGCTTGGTGATGCCGCGAAGTTCGAGCTTCATATCTGCACCTTATCCAGAAGAGTCATCCAGGAGAATCATCGCCCGTCCACGGCACGGGGCGAGTGGCAGAATTGCTCACCACTCGCCCCGCGCTTGGACCTGCGTCAGATCACGGCGAGTTCTTCGACTCCACCGTGATGTCGCCGGCGATGATCTGCTTCTGCAGCTCGGCGATCTCGTCGAGCAGCCCATCGGGGAGCTGCGATTCGAAGCCGCCGAAGCCGGAGAGCTTCACGCCCTCGTTCTCGAGCGTGCCGATGTACGGCGCCGGGTCGAACTCGCCCGCGGCGGCGGAGATGGTCGCGTCGTGGACAGCCACGTCGATCGCCTTCATGATCGAGACCAGCGTGACGTCGGCCACGCTCGGGTCTGCCACGGCGAGGTCGCTGTCGACACCGAGCATCAGGGTGTCCTTGCCGCTGTCGGCGATCGCCGCAGCCGCGCTCTGGTACACCGGTCCACCGACCGGGAGGATCACGTCGACGCCCTGGTCGAGCACGCCCTGCGCGGTCTGCTTGGCGGTGTCGTTCGCGTCGAAGCCACCCGTGAAGGAGCCCTTCTGCGTCGCTGCGTCCCAACCGAAGACCTCGACCGATGCCGACTTGTCCTCGTTGTACTTCTCGACACCGAGCTGGTAGCCGTCCATGAACACGGCGACCGACGGGATCTGCATTCCGCCGAAGGTGCCGACCTTGTTCACACCGCTCTGCGCGGACCACGCCGCGGCGGCGTAGCCACCGAGGTAGGCAGCCTGAGCCGTGTCGAAGACGAGGGGCTTGACGTTCGGGGCGTCGACGTTGCCGTCGAAGTCGTTGTCGGCCCAGTCATCGATGATCGCGTAGTCGATCTCGGGGTTAGCCAGTGCCGACTCGACGGTCGCGGCGGACAGCTTGAATCCGACCGAGACGATGAGCGAGCAGCCCTCGGAGACCGCGGTCTCGAGGTTCGGCGCGTAGTCGTTGTCGTTCGCCGACTCGAACTCGAGGGGCTTGATGTCCAGCTCCTTCGCGGCGCTGTCCATACCTTCCTTGGCCGACTGGTTGAACGACTTGTCGTTCCAGCCGCCGGCGTCGGAGACGAGGCAGGGAAGGAAGTCGGAGTCGACAGGCTTCTCGGAGCCCTCGGGCTCAGCGGTCGGCGCCTGGCCACAGCCGGCGAGTGCGAAGACGACGCCCGCGGCGATTGTCGCGCCGAGCAGCTTCTTGGTGGTGGAGATGGTCAACTCATGCCTCCCTCAACGAAACCGCGGCCATCGCGGATCGATCAAAGTTACCTACTGTTTCAGCGTTTGCGCACACCGGCGACCCGTGTGCGAACGAATGGTTACCAAGCTGAAATCAACCCAGCCGATGAGCGCGAGGCCGTGCTCATCAGAGCACGTCTCCCTGGCCGGTCAGCTTGAGGGACTCCACGACACCCTTCACGCGCTGCGCGTGCTGAACCGTCGTGACCAGAAGCGCGTCGGGGGTGTCCACCACCACGATGTCCTGCACACCGACCAGGCTGATCACGCGCGTGGTCTGGCTCACCAGGATTCCGCTGGCGGCATCCGACAGCACACGGGCGTTCGGACCGAGCACGGCGAGGTCGTTCTTGCGTCCATGCGTGATGAGTTTGGTGAGCGAGGCGAAATCGCCGACGTCATCCCAGTCGAAGTGGCCGGGGATGACCGCCAGGCGCCCCCGCTCCGCTGCCGGCTCCGCAACGGCGTAGTCGATCGCGATCTTCTTCAGCTTCGGCCAGATCCGGTCGACGGCCGGCCCTCTGAGCTCGCGGTCGTCCCAGGCCTCGGCGAGTTCCGACAGCCCCGCGTGCAACTCGGGCTCGTTGGCAGCCAGCTCTTCGAGGAGGACGCTCGCCTTCGCGATGAACATGCCGGCGTTCCACAGGTAGCTGCGGTCCGCGACGTACTCCTTCGCGGTCTCAAGATCGGGCTTCTCCACGAAACGCTCGACCAGGGCCGCTTCGGGAGCGCCCGCCACGACCAACTCCCCTGCCTTGCGGATGTACCCGAAGCCCACGGACGGCTCGGTGGGCGGAATACCGATCGTGCAGATGTAGCCCTCGCGCGCGACCTGCACGGCCTGCTGCACGGCCCACTCGAACACCTGTGTGCCGCGGATGACGTGATCGGCGCTGAACGAGCCGATGATCACGTCGGGATCGCGGCGATGCAGGATCGCCGCGGCGAGCCCGATCGCGGCGGCCGACTCGCGCGGCTCCGACTCCAGGAAGACGTTCATGTCGTCGATGCCGGGCAGCTCTGCCTCGACGGCGGCGCGGTGCGCGCGACCGGTGACGACGGCGATGCGATCGGGACCTGTCAGCGGCTCCAGACGATCCCAGGTGTCCCGGAGCAGGGAGTGCCCCGAGCCGGTGAGGTCATGCAGGAACTTCGGGGCGTCCGCACGAGAGAGCGGCCAGAGCCTGCTTCCGATGCCGCCCGCGGGGATCACAGCGTAGAAGTCCTCTATATGTTGCGTCACCTCGCCAGCGTAGCCCGCGACGTTTCACCCCGCTGTCGCGCGCGTGCGGGAGCGGCACTTAGGCTCCCCTTCGTCGCTCCCCGTGTTCTGACAGGAATAGGATGGAAGACGATCGGGCATGCCTGACTTTCGACAGGATCACTCTTGGACGAGCGCAGCGCACGCGACCGACGCTCATCGATCCAGGGAGGACGACCGTGTCCACAAGCGCTCGCTTGACACCGTCGATTTCGGAAACCACGTCCAAGACCCCCCGCGGCACCCTTTACCGGGGACGCGAAGGCATGTGGTCGTGGGTGCTTCATCGCATCACCGGAGTCGCCATCTTCTTCTTCCTGTTGGTGCATGTGCTCGACACAGCGCTGATCAGGGTCTCGCCCGAGGCGTACAACGCCGTCATCGGCACGTACAAGAACCCGATCATGGCGCTCGGCGAGGTCGTGCTCGTCGCCGGCATCGTGTTCCACGCCATGAACGGCCTGCGCATCATCGCGGTCGACTTCTGGTCGAAGGGCGCCAAGTACCAGCGCCAGCTGTTCTGGGGCGTGCTCGCGGTGTGGGTCGTCATCATGGCCGGCTTCGTGCCCCGCCACCTCATGCTCGCGTTCGCCGGATTCGGAGGGGGTCACTGATGACCGCGCAGACCGTCGCCGCTCCCATCCGCCGTCAGCGTGGATTCAACCTCGAGAAGTGGGGGTGGATCTTCATGCGCGCCTCGGGTGTCGTGCTCGTCGTGCTGATCTTCGGCCACCTCTTCATCAACCTGATGGTCGGCGAGGGCATCCACGCCCTCGACTTCGCCTTCATCGCCGGCAAGTTCGCCACGCCATTCTGGCAGTGGTGGGACGTGCTGATGCTCTGGCTCGCACTGATCCACGGCGCCAACGGCATGCGCACCATCGTGAACGACTACGTCACGAACGAGAAGGCGCGCAAGGCGCTGGTCTGGGCACTCGGCCTCGCCGCCGGTCTCCTGATCCTGCTCGGCACCCTCGTGGTGTTCACGTTCGACCCGTGCCTGGGCGTGACGGAGGATAGCGTCCTCTGGACCGAATGCGCCGCACTGGTCGGGAACTGAGAAGAAGGCTAAAGAAGAAGTGACTACCCAGACGCAGGATTCCGTCGTCCGTGACGGCGTGCACTACCACCAGTTCGACATCGTGATCGTGGGTGCCGGCGGCGCCGGCATGCGCGCCGCGATCGAGGCCGGTCCCGGCGCGAAGACCGCCGTGATCTCCAAGCTGTACCCCACGCGTTCCCACACCGGAGCGGCGCAGGGCGGCATGGCGGCGGCACTCGCGAACGTCGAGGAGGACTCCTGGGAGTGGCACACCTTCGACACGGTCAAGGGTGGCGACTACCTCGTCGACCAGGATGCGGCGGAGATCCTCGCGAAGGAGGCCATCGACGCGGTCATCGACCTCGAGAACATGGGCCTCCCCTTCAACCGCACTCCCGAGGGCAAGATCGACCAGCGTCGCTTCGGCGGCCACACGGCAGAGCATGGCAAGACCCCCGTCCGCCGCGCGTGCTACGCCGCCGACCGCACCGGTCACATGATCCTGCAGACGCTGTTCCAGAACTGCGTCAAGCTCGGTATCAACTTCTTCAACGAGTTCTACGTGCTCGACCTGCTGACCGTGAAGGATGCGGATGGCAAGACCCAGGTCTCCGGTGTCGTCGCCTACGACCTGTCCACCGGCGAACTGCACGTCTTCCAGGCCAAGGCCGTGATCTTCGCGACCGGCGGCTTCGGCAAGATCTTCAAGACCACCTCCAACGCACACACCCTCACGGGTGACGGCGTCGGCATCGTCTGGCGCAAGGGACTCCCCCTCGAGGACCTGGAGTTCTTCCAGTTCCACCCGACAGGGCTGGCCGGCCTCGGCATCCTCCTCACCGAAGGTGCACGAGGTGAGGGCGCGATCCTGCGCAACGCCTCGGGCGAGCGCTTCATGGAGCGCTACGCCCCCACGATCAAGGACCTCGCTCCGCGTGACATCGTCGCGCGCTGCATGGTGCAGGAGGTCCTCGACGGTCGCGGCGCAGGCCCCCACAAGGACTACGTGCTGCTCGACTGCACACACCTGGGCGCCGAGGTCCTCGAGACCAAGCTCCCCGACATCACCGAGTTCGCCCGCACGTATCTGGGCGTCGACCCGGTCGTCGAGCCGGTGCCCGTGATGCCGACCGCGCACTACGCCATGGGCGGCATCCCGACCAACAACGACGGCGAGGTCCTCGCGGACAACACCACTGTCGTCCCCGGCCTCTACGCCGCCGGCGAGTGCGCGTGCGTCTCGGTGCACGGCGCGAACCGCCTCGGCACCAACTCGCTCCTCGACATCAACGTGTTCGGCAAGCGCGCCGGTCGCAACGCGGTGAAGTACGTCCAGACGGCCGACTTCGTTCCGCTCCCCGAGAACCCGGCCGCCTTCGTGTCCGACATGCTCGAGGGCCTGCGCAACAACCAGGGCACCGAGCGCATCGCCGTGCTGCGCAAGACGCTGCAGGACGAGATGGACAAGGGCGCGCAGGTGTTCCGCACGCACGACTCCCTCCAGCACGTGCTCGGCGTCATCGCCGAACTGCGCGAGCGCTACAAGAACGTGCACGTCGACGACAAGGGTCAGCGGTTCAACACCGACCTGCTCGAGGCTGTCGAGCTGGGCTTCCTCCTCGACATCGCCGAGGTCGTCGTCTACGCCGCGCAGAACCGCGAGGAGAGCCGTGGCGGCCACATGCGCGACGACTTCCCGAAGCGCAACGACGAGAAGTACATGCAGCACACCATGGCGTACCTGACCGGCGACGCGCACTCGTCCGACCCTGGCGATCACATCAAGCTCGACTGGAAGCCGGTCGTGTTCACGAAGAACGAGCAGGGCGAGTTCAACTACCCGCCGATGGAGAGGAAGTACTGAGCATGTCCACCGCCATCGCAGAAGCACCTGCCGACACGACGCAAGAGGCTGCGATCCAGTCCTTCATCGTGACCTTCAACATCCGCCGGTTCGACCCCGAGGTCGACGCCGAGCCGCACTGGGTCGACTACGACGTGGAGCTGTACTCCACCGACCGCGTGCTCGACGCGCTGCACAAGATCAAGTGGGAGGTCGACGGATCGCTGACCTTCCGCCGCTCCTGCGCACACGGCATCTGCGGCTCGGATGCGATGCGCATCAACGGCCGCAACCGCCTCGCGTGCAAGACGCTGATCAAGGACCTGGACATCTCCAAGCCGATCTACGTCGAAGCCATCAAGGGCCTCCCCCTCGAGAAGGACCTCGTCGTCGACATGGAGCCGTTCTTCGCCTCCTACCGCGAGGTCCAGCCGTTCCTCGTCGCGAACTCCGTGCCGGAGAAGGGCAAGGAGCGCGTCCAGACGATCGCCGACCGCGAGATCTTCGACGACACCACCAAGTGCATCCTGTGCGCCGCGTGCACCTCGTCCTGCCCCGTGTTCTGGACCGACGGACAGTACTTCGGTCCGGCCGCGATCGTGAACGCTCACCGCTTCATCTTCGACTCGCGCGACGACAACGCCGCCGTGCGCCTCGACATCCTCAACGACAAGGAAGGCGTCTGGCGCTGCCGCACGACCTTCAACTGCTCCGAGGCATGCCCGCGCGGCATCGAGGTCACCAAGGCCATCGCCGAGGTCAAGCAGGCGGTCCTGCGCGGCCGTCGCTGAGCGCTTCCCGCTGTCCGACACGCCTCCGCCCTTGGATAGGGTGGAGGCGTGTCTGATTCCGGTGGCGCCGCGCCCGAAGCCGGTCGCCTCGATGTGGCCGTCGAGCGCGCCACCGCGCTGACCCAGAGGACGCTCGGCCTGTTCCC
It encodes:
- a CDS encoding succinate dehydrogenase hydrophobic membrane anchor subunit, which gives rise to MTAQTVAAPIRRQRGFNLEKWGWIFMRASGVVLVVLIFGHLFINLMVGEGIHALDFAFIAGKFATPFWQWWDVLMLWLALIHGANGMRTIVNDYVTNEKARKALVWALGLAAGLLILLGTLVVFTFDPCLGVTEDSVLWTECAALVGN
- a CDS encoding ABC transporter ATP-binding protein translates to MKLELRGITKRFGSLVANDHIDLVVEPGEIHALLGENGAGKSTLMNVLYGLYQADEGEILLDDEVQHFRGPGDAMAAGIGMVHQHFMLVPVFTVAENVMLGHEQTKALGTLDIAKAREHVRSVAARFGFDIDPDALVGDLPVGVQQRVEIIKALSRDAKVLVFDEPTAVLTPQETDELMAIMRQLRDEGTAIVFITHKLREVREVADKITIIRLGRVVGEASPTATNAELASLMVGRAVELTVHKEAPRIGEGGLEVKGLRVLTPTGAIVVDGIDFAVRPGEVLAIAGVQGNGQTELVEAIVGLAARVEGSIVLDGNELVGKSVRAILDAGVGFVPEDRTEDGLVAGFSVAENLILDRSDDPAFSRAGTLRRSALEEFARERIREYDIRTQGPHTPAGTLSGGNQQKVVIAREMSRDLRLLVAAQPTRGVDVGSIEFIHKRIIETRDSGIPVIVVSTELDEVAALADRIAVMYRGAIVGVVPGDTPRETLGLMMAGAAEGEVAA
- a CDS encoding mannose-1-phosphate guanylyltransferase, with the protein product MTQHIEDFYAVIPAGGIGSRLWPLSRADAPKFLHDLTGSGHSLLRDTWDRLEPLTGPDRIAVVTGRAHRAAVEAELPGIDDMNVFLESEPRESAAAIGLAAAILHRRDPDVIIGSFSADHVIRGTQVFEWAVQQAVQVAREGYICTIGIPPTEPSVGFGYIRKAGELVVAGAPEAALVERFVEKPDLETAKEYVADRSYLWNAGMFIAKASVLLEELAANEPELHAGLSELAEAWDDRELRGPAVDRIWPKLKKIAIDYAVAEPAAERGRLAVIPGHFDWDDVGDFASLTKLITHGRKNDLAVLGPNARVLSDAASGILVSQTTRVISLVGVQDIVVVDTPDALLVTTVQHAQRVKGVVESLKLTGQGDVL
- a CDS encoding BMP family lipoprotein, which gives rise to MTISTTKKLLGATIAAGVVFALAGCGQAPTAEPEGSEKPVDSDFLPCLVSDAGGWNDKSFNQSAKEGMDSAAKELDIKPLEFESANDNDYAPNLETAVSEGCSLIVSVGFKLSAATVESALANPEIDYAIIDDWADNDFDGNVDAPNVKPLVFDTAQAAYLGGYAAAAWSAQSGVNKVGTFGGMQIPSVAVFMDGYQLGVEKYNEDKSASVEVFGWDAATQKGSFTGGFDANDTAKQTAQGVLDQGVDVILPVGGPVYQSAAAAIADSGKDTLMLGVDSDLAVADPSVADVTLVSIMKAIDVAVHDATISAAAGEFDPAPYIGTLENEGVKLSGFGGFESQLPDGLLDEIAELQKQIIAGDITVESKNSP
- a CDS encoding succinate dehydrogenase iron-sulfur subunit, translating into MSTAIAEAPADTTQEAAIQSFIVTFNIRRFDPEVDAEPHWVDYDVELYSTDRVLDALHKIKWEVDGSLTFRRSCAHGICGSDAMRINGRNRLACKTLIKDLDISKPIYVEAIKGLPLEKDLVVDMEPFFASYREVQPFLVANSVPEKGKERVQTIADREIFDDTTKCILCAACTSSCPVFWTDGQYFGPAAIVNAHRFIFDSRDDNAAVRLDILNDKEGVWRCRTTFNCSEACPRGIEVTKAIAEVKQAVLRGRR
- the sdhC gene encoding succinate dehydrogenase, cytochrome b556 subunit, whose amino-acid sequence is MSTSARLTPSISETTSKTPRGTLYRGREGMWSWVLHRITGVAIFFFLLVHVLDTALIRVSPEAYNAVIGTYKNPIMALGEVVLVAGIVFHAMNGLRIIAVDFWSKGAKYQRQLFWGVLAVWVVIMAGFVPRHLMLAFAGFGGGH
- the sdhA gene encoding succinate dehydrogenase flavoprotein subunit, which encodes MTTQTQDSVVRDGVHYHQFDIVIVGAGGAGMRAAIEAGPGAKTAVISKLYPTRSHTGAAQGGMAAALANVEEDSWEWHTFDTVKGGDYLVDQDAAEILAKEAIDAVIDLENMGLPFNRTPEGKIDQRRFGGHTAEHGKTPVRRACYAADRTGHMILQTLFQNCVKLGINFFNEFYVLDLLTVKDADGKTQVSGVVAYDLSTGELHVFQAKAVIFATGGFGKIFKTTSNAHTLTGDGVGIVWRKGLPLEDLEFFQFHPTGLAGLGILLTEGARGEGAILRNASGERFMERYAPTIKDLAPRDIVARCMVQEVLDGRGAGPHKDYVLLDCTHLGAEVLETKLPDITEFARTYLGVDPVVEPVPVMPTAHYAMGGIPTNNDGEVLADNTTVVPGLYAAGECACVSVHGANRLGTNSLLDINVFGKRAGRNAVKYVQTADFVPLPENPAAFVSDMLEGLRNNQGTERIAVLRKTLQDEMDKGAQVFRTHDSLQHVLGVIAELRERYKNVHVDDKGQRFNTDLLEAVELGFLLDIAEVVVYAAQNREESRGGHMRDDFPKRNDEKYMQHTMAYLTGDAHSSDPGDHIKLDWKPVVFTKNEQGEFNYPPMERKY
- a CDS encoding ABC transporter permease, with amino-acid sequence MSGATPGAGDVTKGLPPEQLSTSTGTVPRDSSDVPPPPRGNVVLKEILRGNAVTTVLAIVLALIVGGILIALTNEDVQAASGYFFAQPGDTFVAAWNAVYNGYEALFRGAIFNARGADFAAQIRPLTNTLGFAAPLIAAGLGVALAFRVGLFNIGARGQMLIGVAVAALLTFSLDLPIWLHIPVTLIAGIAGGALWGAIAGLIKARTGAHEVILTIMLNYIAYYLLLWMIRTPGLLQKPGTNQALGSATPESAQFPTLLGPQFPLLDFGFVVVIVATLFVWWLIERSALGMRMRAVGENPHAARAAGISVQRIYVYAMLFAGGLAGLAGMNQLQGAVTTGVTETIDAGIGFDAITVALLGRSRAWGTFAAGILFGALKAGSFSMQAQDIPVDIVLVVQSLVVLFIAAPPLLRTVFFLPKTDIEKAARLRAKAAKKAVAA